In Syntrophomonas wolfei subsp. wolfei str. Goettingen G311, a single window of DNA contains:
- the lonC gene encoding Lon family ATP-dependent protease — MKQYSVATEFSQETEQSQETQLYWKIECLYKNLGLIYGTQGLILRASKLDAIDLMGSPKLEERILALQRILQEDPTINEVDPPGNLGLALDRLEEKVAEVFARKSIEEQIQQRIQEKMDEKYSEYIRDLKLEVLKEQSSSPENAQTLKKLGRLEKMEHTNLSRSALEILRPSCREDIIGQGKALSSIISKLNNPYPQHILLYGPPGVGKTSCARLALEMVKGRKGNPFKEDAPFIEVDGTTLRWDPRESTNPLLGSVHDPIYQGAKRELAEEGIPEPKLGLVSDAHGGILFIDELGEMDPLLQNKLLKVLEDKRVFFESSYYDPHNERIPQYIKQLFEKGVPADFILIGATTKSKEEINPAFRSRCMEVFFEPLRADHIRQMVVNSAKKLNINMEDGVAEIIAEYTAEGRGANKILVDAYALAVNESCGEEAPLEVRCQHIYQAIRNSRITPQILNRASDSSEVGKIFGVGVSGYQASLIELEAIAFPAEEQGKGNIRFNDTAGSMARDSLFNATSLFRKETGENLKNYDLHINIVGGGNVDGPSAGAAIYLAILSAIKGMALRQDLAITGEVSIQGRVKAVGGIYEKIYGARQAGIKKLLIPRDNLKDVPEDIKGLKIVPISYIKEAYPHVFSPGQVESGGELPIYKEVRYVPRFLSGRVPINKTGGGF; from the coding sequence GTGAAGCAGTATTCAGTCGCAACAGAATTTAGCCAGGAAACGGAGCAAAGCCAGGAAACCCAATTATACTGGAAGATAGAATGCTTATATAAGAACCTGGGGCTCATTTACGGTACCCAGGGACTCATACTGAGGGCCAGCAAGCTGGATGCTATCGATTTGATGGGCTCGCCAAAGCTGGAGGAAAGAATATTAGCCTTGCAGAGAATCCTGCAAGAAGACCCTACCATAAATGAAGTGGACCCCCCGGGCAACCTGGGCCTGGCCCTGGATCGTTTGGAGGAAAAGGTGGCGGAGGTTTTCGCTCGGAAAAGCATAGAAGAGCAGATTCAACAGCGCATTCAGGAAAAGATGGATGAAAAATACAGCGAATATATCCGAGATTTGAAATTAGAGGTTTTAAAGGAACAAAGCAGCAGCCCGGAGAATGCTCAAACCCTAAAAAAATTGGGCAGGCTGGAGAAAATGGAGCACACTAATCTCAGTCGCTCGGCTCTGGAAATTCTCCGGCCATCCTGCCGGGAGGATATAATTGGGCAGGGGAAAGCCCTCAGCTCCATAATATCCAAGTTAAACAATCCTTACCCCCAGCATATCCTGCTCTATGGCCCTCCCGGGGTGGGCAAAACCAGCTGTGCCCGCCTGGCTCTGGAGATGGTCAAAGGACGGAAAGGGAATCCATTTAAAGAAGATGCCCCCTTTATCGAAGTGGATGGAACCACCCTGCGCTGGGACCCGCGCGAATCCACCAACCCCCTACTGGGATCAGTACATGACCCCATATACCAGGGAGCAAAAAGAGAATTGGCGGAGGAAGGCATACCAGAACCCAAGCTGGGGCTGGTGTCTGATGCCCATGGCGGTATTCTCTTTATTGATGAATTGGGGGAAATGGATCCATTGCTGCAAAACAAACTATTGAAAGTCCTGGAAGATAAGCGGGTATTTTTTGAATCCTCCTATTATGACCCCCATAATGAGAGGATTCCCCAGTATATAAAACAGCTTTTTGAAAAAGGGGTGCCGGCAGATTTCATATTGATAGGAGCTACCACCAAAAGCAAGGAAGAAATCAACCCGGCTTTCCGATCACGCTGTATGGAAGTTTTTTTTGAACCGCTCAGAGCGGATCATATTCGCCAGATGGTAGTAAACTCGGCAAAAAAACTTAATATAAACATGGAAGATGGGGTAGCCGAGATTATTGCTGAATATACCGCAGAAGGGCGTGGGGCTAATAAGATACTGGTTGATGCCTATGCCCTGGCAGTAAACGAAAGCTGTGGAGAAGAAGCCCCGCTGGAAGTCCGCTGCCAGCATATATACCAGGCCATTCGCAACAGCCGCATCACCCCCCAGATACTAAACCGGGCCTCTGACAGCAGCGAAGTTGGCAAGATCTTTGGCGTAGGGGTTTCTGGCTACCAGGCCAGCTTGATTGAACTGGAGGCTATAGCCTTCCCGGCTGAGGAACAAGGGAAAGGCAATATTCGTTTCAATGACACTGCTGGTTCCATGGCCCGGGATTCCCTTTTTAATGCCACTTCTTTGTTTAGAAAAGAAACCGGGGAAAACTTGAAGAATTATGACCTGCATATAAACATAGTGGGCGGAGGCAATGTGGACGGGCCTTCAGCCGGAGCCGCCATTTACCTGGCCATATTGAGTGCGATAAAAGGCATGGCTCTGCGTCAGGATCTAGCCATTACCGGTGAAGTATCCATACAGGGACGTGTAAAAGCCGTGGGGGGGATTTACGAAAAAATATACGGAGCCCGCCAGGCCGGTATAAAAAAGCTGCTCATTCCCCGGGACAACCTGAAGGATGTTCCTGAGGATATAAAAGGTTTGAAGATTGTACCCATTAGTTACATAAAGGAAGCATACCCCCATGTTTTTAGCCCAGGCCAGGTAGAATCCGGCGGCGAATTACCCATATATAAAGAGGTGAGATATGTCCCCCGCTTCTTGAGCGGCCGGGTTCCTATTAACAAAACAGGCGGCGGGTTCTAA